In Solenopsis invicta isolate M01_SB chromosome 13, UNIL_Sinv_3.0, whole genome shotgun sequence, one DNA window encodes the following:
- the LOC105202390 gene encoding synaptic vesicle glycoprotein 2C codes for MGLDFLADGGADFEHAITITGFGRFHYMLLTICGLIYMDTAIGVTILSFVLPAAQCDLEMDSTAKGWLTASPMLGMLIGSYIWGCLADTKGRKIVLITTLLMDGIVGIASSFVQYFWVFLIFRFFNGFAITGAMGICFPYLGEFQPTKFRERCLCWMEMFWTVGVIVLPLIAWLIIPMDFTIVSETFYFKSWNLFVALCALPSIMLGLWLFAFPESPKFLLECGETDAALEVFKWIYSRNTGADPETYPVKCLQEKAKHQDKSTRSLKLHKRKDLKVLFTEIRDLTTALCKPPYLRNTALACAIQFGLTSSYYTLMVWFPELFTRFEQFEHANPGETTSVCIVSALPDNTTFFDPYGCDTIIAPSVYLHTVYIGLACIPGSIILPLFVHKLGAKFFLIVSLVVSGAVTVGFYYVVNSMQNLVLSCVFEALTSLGISLVYCVIVDMFPTNLRVMAAALSLTMGRLGALVGNLVFGYLIDLACVVPIILFAAFLFACGFFSFLLPKTGKDTLD; via the exons GTTTTGGGAGGTTTCACTACATGCTGCTGACCATCTGCGGTTTGATTTATATGGACACGGCGATCGGGGTGACGATACTTTCGTTCGTACTTCCGGCGGCACAATGCGACCTCGAGATGGATTCCACCGCGAAGGGTTGGCTAACTGCTTCCCCAATGCTAG GTATGTTAATTGGATCGTATATATGGGGATGCCTGGCTGATACGAAGGGCAGGAAGATCGTGTTAATCACTACGCTGCTGATGGACGGCATCGTGGGCATCGCGTCTTCGTTCGTTCAATACTTCTGGGTATTCCTGATCTTTCGGTTCTTCAACGGCTTCGC TATAACTGGCGCTATGGGCATCTGCTTTCCGTATCTTGGCGAATTTCAACCTACAAAATTCCGCGAACGCTGTCTCTGCTGGATGGAAATGTTCTGGACGGTCGGTGTAATAGTTTTGCCGC TGATCGCCTGGCTGATCATCCCCATGGACTTCACTATCGTAAGCGAAACGTTCTACTTCAAGTCTTGGAATCTCTTCGTCGCGCTCTGTGCCCTGCCGTCAATCATGCTCGGCCTGTGGCTGTTTGCCTTCCCCGAGAGTCCGAAGTTTCTGCTGGAATGCGGCGAGACCGACGCCGCCCTCGAAGTATTCAAGTGGATTTACTCACGGAATACCGGCGCCGATCCAGAAACTTATCCG GTGAAGTGCTTACAAGAAAAGGCGAAGCATCAGGATAAAAGCACTAGATCGCTGAAGCTGCACAAGCGTAAGGACTTGAAGGTCTTGTTCACGGAAATACGTGATCTGACGACCGCGCTTTGCAAACCGCCCTATTTGCGGAACACTGCGCTCGCCTGCGCCATTCAATTCGGGCTCACCAGCAGCTATTACACTCTGATGGTCTGGTTTCCAGAATTGTTCACCAG ATTTGAGCAATTTGAACACGCAAATCCAGGCGAGACCACGTCGGTGTGCATAGTGTCTGCTCTGCCGGACAACACAACGTTCTTTGATCCTTACGGATGCGACACGATAATTGCTCCTTCTGTTTATCTGCATACCGTGTACATTGGCCTCGCGTGCATCCCCGGCTCAATCATCCTCCCTCTTTTCGTGCACAAACTGGGAGCGAAGTTCTTCCTTA TCGTATCGCTGGTGGTTTCCGGCGCGGTAACAGTAGGCTTTTACTACGTGGTGAATTCGATGCAGAATCTGGTGCTCTCGTGTGTGTTCGAGGCTCTCACGTCCCTCGGAATCTCTCTAGTCTATTGCGTAATCGTCGACATGTTCCCGACGAATCTCAG GGTGATGGCCGCGGCTTTATCATTGACCATGGGTCGTCTAGGCGCTCTGGTCGGCAACCTGGTATTTGGTTATCTGATCGATTTAGCCTGTGTTGTCCCCATTATACTATTCGCCGCGTTTCTCTTTG CCTGCGGTTTCTTCTCGTTCTTACTGCCGAAAACTGGGAAGGACACGCTGGATTAG